A genome region from Alicyclobacillus acidocaldarius subsp. acidocaldarius DSM 446 includes the following:
- the hisD gene encoding histidinol dehydrogenase produces MRLDRVDVIEQASFNWRRTTGRDADVWEKVERIVEEVRVGGDDALRRLTRALDGVDAPLRVPPEAMEAAFRALRAEVREALARAAERIRRFHEAQLPNDIVIRGEDGETLEMLWRPLHRVGVYAPGGRAAYPSTVLMDVIPAQVAGVRSIALVSPPGPDGLPHPAVLAAAHLVGVEEMYAVGGAQAVAALAYGTETIARVDKIVGPGNVYVATAKRMVMGDVGIDSIAGPTEVVVVADETANPAYVAADLLAQAEHDVEAGAVCLSPSRELLENVHAEIVRQLAALPRRDIAREALERHGALVHVKSLDDAVVLVNDMAPEHVEVVTENPRRVLNGLRTAGAVFLGPYTPEPVGDYFAGTNHVLPTHGSARFSSGLGTLDFMRRMTAATYTAETIARHAPYIEALAEAESLTAHREAVRIRREELR; encoded by the coding sequence ATGCGCCTTGATCGGGTCGACGTGATCGAACAAGCTTCGTTCAACTGGCGGCGAACGACCGGCCGCGACGCGGACGTGTGGGAGAAAGTGGAGCGTATCGTCGAAGAAGTGCGCGTGGGAGGCGACGACGCGCTGAGGCGGCTGACGAGGGCCTTGGACGGCGTGGACGCGCCCCTGCGCGTGCCGCCGGAGGCGATGGAGGCCGCGTTTCGCGCGCTGCGCGCCGAGGTGCGGGAGGCGCTCGCCCGCGCGGCGGAGCGCATTCGCCGCTTTCACGAGGCGCAGCTGCCGAACGATATCGTCATCCGCGGTGAGGACGGCGAGACGCTCGAGATGCTGTGGCGCCCGCTCCATCGCGTCGGCGTGTACGCGCCAGGCGGCCGAGCGGCCTACCCATCGACCGTGCTGATGGACGTCATCCCCGCGCAGGTGGCGGGCGTCCGCTCCATCGCGCTGGTGTCGCCGCCGGGGCCGGACGGCCTGCCTCACCCGGCGGTCCTGGCCGCGGCGCACCTCGTCGGGGTCGAGGAGATGTACGCGGTCGGCGGAGCCCAGGCGGTGGCGGCGCTCGCGTATGGCACCGAGACCATCGCCAGAGTGGACAAGATCGTCGGGCCGGGGAACGTGTACGTGGCGACGGCGAAGCGGATGGTGATGGGCGACGTCGGGATCGACAGCATCGCCGGGCCGACCGAGGTGGTGGTGGTGGCGGACGAGACGGCGAATCCGGCGTATGTGGCGGCCGATCTGCTCGCCCAGGCGGAGCACGATGTGGAGGCGGGGGCCGTGTGCCTGAGCCCGTCTCGCGAGTTGCTCGAGAACGTGCACGCCGAAATCGTGCGACAGTTGGCGGCGTTGCCGCGGAGGGACATCGCGCGCGAGGCGCTGGAGCGCCACGGGGCGCTCGTCCACGTGAAAAGTCTCGACGACGCGGTCGTTCTCGTCAACGACATGGCGCCGGAGCACGTGGAGGTGGTGACGGAGAACCCGCGGCGCGTGCTAAACGGCCTTCGCACCGCAGGAGCGGTGTTTCTCGGCCCATACACGCCGGAACCCGTGGGCGACTACTTCGCCGGGACCAATCACGTGCTGCCGACGCACGGCAGCGCGCGGTTCTCGAGCGGGCTCGGGACGCTCGATTTCATGCGGCGCATGACGGCCGCCACGTACACGGCGGAGACGATCGCCCGCCACGCGCCGTACATCGAAGCGCTGGCGGAGGCCGAATCGCTCACGGCGCACCGGGAAGCGGTGCGAATCCGCAGGGAGGAGTTGCGATGA
- a CDS encoding LysM peptidoglycan-binding domain-containing protein, with protein sequence MTVVKYIVQPGDTLGNIAVKYDTTVSAIVRANGIKNPNMIYPGQVLKIPSKHYEDVKSSAYHHGMHHDMHAHHKSWY encoded by the coding sequence ATGACAGTGGTTAAGTACATCGTCCAACCCGGTGACACGCTCGGAAACATCGCCGTCAAGTACGACACCACCGTGTCGGCCATCGTCCGGGCGAACGGCATCAAGAACCCCAACATGATCTATCCCGGCCAGGTGTTGAAGATCCCGAGCAAGCACTACGAGGACGTCAAGTCGAGCGCATATCACCACGGCATGCACCACGACATGCACGCGCATCACAAGAGCTGGTACTGA
- the ispG gene encoding flavodoxin-dependent (E)-4-hydroxy-3-methylbut-2-enyl-diphosphate synthase, whose amino-acid sequence MYRRWETKPVRVGDVVIGGSNQVIVQSMTTTKTADVKATVEQIHRLEDAGCQVVRVTVNNREAAEAIKEIKRQIHIPLVADIHFDHRLALEAIKNGVDKVRINPGNIGKREKVEEVVKACKERGIPIRIGVNAGSLEKHILEKYGYPTAEGMLESAEHHVKILEDLDFDDIVISMKASDVPLAIEAYRLAAERFRYPLHLGITESGTLFGGTIKSAAGLGTLLHMGIGNTIRVSLSADPVEEVKVARELLKVFHIVSDAVTIVSCPTCGRIDIDLISIVNELEDYVQNIRAPIKVSVLGCAVNGPGEAREADIGIAGARGEGLLFRKGQVVRKIPEQDLLTELKKEIDTMAKRYAETGSIW is encoded by the coding sequence ATGTATCGTCGCTGGGAGACGAAGCCGGTTCGCGTCGGCGACGTCGTGATCGGCGGGAGCAATCAGGTCATTGTGCAGAGCATGACGACGACCAAGACGGCGGACGTCAAGGCGACGGTGGAGCAGATTCACCGTCTGGAGGACGCGGGCTGCCAGGTCGTGCGGGTGACGGTCAACAACCGCGAAGCTGCTGAGGCTATCAAGGAAATCAAGCGGCAGATCCATATTCCGCTTGTCGCAGATATTCACTTCGACCACCGGCTCGCGCTCGAGGCCATCAAGAACGGCGTGGACAAGGTGCGCATCAACCCGGGCAACATCGGCAAGCGCGAGAAGGTCGAGGAAGTCGTCAAGGCGTGCAAGGAGCGCGGAATTCCCATTCGCATCGGGGTGAACGCGGGATCGCTCGAGAAACACATCCTCGAGAAGTACGGCTACCCGACGGCGGAGGGCATGCTCGAGAGCGCGGAACATCACGTGAAAATCCTGGAGGACCTGGATTTTGATGATATCGTCATCTCGATGAAGGCCTCCGACGTGCCGCTCGCGATTGAGGCGTATCGCCTGGCCGCGGAGCGGTTCCGATATCCGCTCCACCTCGGGATCACGGAGTCAGGAACCTTGTTTGGCGGTACCATCAAGAGCGCGGCGGGCCTCGGGACGCTTCTGCACATGGGCATTGGGAACACCATTCGCGTATCGCTCTCGGCGGATCCGGTCGAGGAAGTGAAGGTGGCGCGTGAGCTGTTGAAGGTGTTCCACATCGTGTCAGATGCGGTGACCATCGTGTCGTGTCCGACGTGCGGACGGATCGACATCGATCTCATCAGCATCGTGAACGAGCTCGAGGATTACGTGCAGAATATCCGCGCGCCCATCAAGGTGTCGGTGCTGGGGTGCGCCGTGAATGGCCCTGGCGAGGCGCGCGAGGCGGACATCGGCATCGCGGGCGCGCGCGGCGAAGGGCTGCTGTTCCGCAAGGGGCAGGTCGTGCGGAAAATTCCGGAGCAGGATCTCCTCACCGAGCTGAAAAAGGAAATCGATACGATGGCGAAGCGTTACGCGGAGACGGGTTCCATTTGGTGA
- a CDS encoding ATP phosphoribosyltransferase regulatory subunit, with protein sequence MNGTRSAWGARAWEAVRGFADRPPGMQDGYPDFAKRRRAVETRLLSFVEDAGYEPVTSGLFEYVDTLLRARSPESSRDWIRLFDGGGDAVALRPEMTPSIARMAAPRVAAGRTPIRWCYCERVYRRTDDPASLSWASGKAAESTQVGIERIGEEASVDVDMDVLRLLHEASAAAGVRHHRIVVSHARLVPRLLDALGISASLSRAFLACLTSGNYVQFRELWQLHAAKDVDLLANLLTWSPAERDAAKRSREASDRELEALLRDAVDPRAAADVRDAWRYLCRLAEALHDSGLASDVVTFDLALHRELDYYTGLVFEMFAPGVGAPIAQGGRYDELLAQFGAGAPAVGFAFEVERVMAVLEAQEEGEGEC encoded by the coding sequence ATGAATGGCACGAGAAGCGCGTGGGGCGCTCGGGCCTGGGAGGCGGTCCGCGGGTTCGCGGATCGGCCCCCGGGGATGCAGGACGGGTATCCGGATTTCGCCAAGCGCCGCAGGGCGGTCGAGACCCGCCTGCTCTCGTTTGTCGAGGACGCGGGGTACGAGCCTGTCACGAGCGGGCTGTTTGAATACGTGGACACGCTTCTGCGGGCGAGATCGCCCGAGTCGAGCCGCGACTGGATCCGGCTCTTCGATGGCGGCGGCGACGCCGTGGCGCTTCGCCCGGAGATGACCCCGTCCATCGCCCGTATGGCGGCGCCGCGCGTGGCTGCGGGGCGGACGCCGATTCGCTGGTGTTACTGCGAGCGGGTGTATCGACGCACGGACGATCCGGCCTCGCTCTCTTGGGCGAGCGGGAAAGCTGCGGAGTCGACGCAGGTCGGGATCGAGCGCATCGGCGAAGAGGCGAGCGTCGACGTGGACATGGACGTGCTGCGGCTCTTGCACGAGGCGAGCGCGGCGGCGGGCGTGAGGCATCACCGCATCGTGGTGAGCCACGCGCGCCTGGTGCCGCGCCTCCTGGACGCGCTGGGCATATCCGCTTCGCTCTCGCGCGCGTTCCTCGCGTGCCTGACGAGCGGAAACTACGTCCAGTTTCGCGAGCTTTGGCAGCTGCACGCCGCGAAGGACGTGGATCTGCTCGCGAATCTGCTCACATGGTCGCCCGCCGAGCGCGACGCCGCGAAGCGCAGCCGAGAGGCGTCGGATCGCGAGCTCGAGGCGCTGCTCCGAGACGCCGTCGATCCGCGCGCGGCCGCGGACGTGAGGGACGCGTGGCGGTATCTCTGCCGCCTCGCCGAGGCGCTTCACGACTCGGGCCTCGCCTCGGACGTGGTCACGTTCGATCTCGCCCTCCACCGCGAGCTCGACTACTACACGGGCCTCGTGTTCGAGATGTTTGCGCCGGGCGTCGGCGCGCCCATCGCGCAGGGCGGGCGGTATGACGAACTCCTGGCCCAGTTCGGGGCCGGCGCGCCCGCCGTCGGATTTGCGTTCGAGGTCGAACGCGTGATGGCCGTGCTCGAGGCGCAGGAGGAGGGGGAAGGCGAATGTTGA
- a CDS encoding zinc-dependent alcohol dehydrogenase family protein has protein sequence MKAARLHAFHTPFAIETVPDPEPGPEDAIVRVRAAGVCRSDLHIWQGELAWVGIRPQLPITLGHEFGGEVVAVGRNVRRFVAGDRVTVPFHNGCGRCPQCQSGRSNLCDEFGFYGATYDGCFAEYVRVPNADFNLIHLPDEVDFVTAAAMGCRYMTGFHAVMRGRVQPGEWVAVHGAGGVGLSAIQAAHAIGAQVIAVDIDDDKLEKARTEGAAVTINSRREERVFKAIKQVTRGGAHVSIDALGLAETVFNSVRCLRKGGRHVQVGLTSSSEQGMVALPVDIMTTGEIEFIGSFGNPHVAFDGLLRLVAAGRLRPKALVEREVSLAELNDVFHRMLRFETKGFNVITAFA, from the coding sequence GTGAAAGCTGCGCGCCTGCACGCATTCCACACGCCCTTTGCCATCGAGACCGTCCCAGATCCCGAACCTGGCCCGGAGGACGCCATCGTCCGCGTGCGTGCGGCCGGCGTGTGCCGGAGCGATCTTCACATCTGGCAGGGGGAGCTCGCTTGGGTCGGGATTCGGCCGCAGTTGCCCATCACCCTGGGCCACGAATTCGGCGGCGAGGTGGTGGCGGTGGGGCGCAATGTCCGCCGCTTTGTGGCGGGCGATCGCGTCACCGTCCCGTTCCACAACGGCTGCGGCCGATGCCCGCAGTGCCAGTCGGGCAGGTCGAATCTTTGCGACGAGTTCGGATTCTACGGCGCCACGTATGACGGGTGCTTCGCCGAATACGTGCGTGTCCCCAACGCCGACTTCAACCTCATCCATTTGCCCGACGAGGTCGATTTCGTCACGGCGGCCGCCATGGGGTGCCGCTACATGACGGGCTTTCATGCTGTGATGCGGGGGCGCGTCCAGCCCGGTGAATGGGTGGCCGTGCACGGCGCGGGCGGCGTCGGGCTGTCCGCGATTCAGGCGGCCCACGCCATCGGCGCTCAGGTGATTGCCGTGGACATCGACGACGACAAGCTGGAGAAGGCGCGGACCGAAGGCGCCGCGGTGACCATCAACAGCCGGCGCGAGGAACGCGTGTTCAAGGCCATCAAGCAGGTCACGCGCGGAGGCGCGCACGTGAGCATCGACGCGCTCGGGCTCGCCGAGACGGTGTTCAACTCGGTGCGGTGCCTGCGCAAAGGCGGGCGCCATGTACAGGTCGGCCTCACCTCCTCGTCCGAGCAGGGCATGGTGGCGCTGCCGGTCGACATCATGACCACGGGCGAGATCGAGTTCATCGGAAGCTTTGGCAACCCGCACGTCGCCTTCGACGGCTTGTTGCGGTTGGTCGCCGCAGGGAGGCTCCGGCCCAAGGCGCTCGTGGAGCGCGAGGTGAGCCTCGCCGAGTTGAACGACGTGTTCCATCGCATGCTGCGCTTCGAGACGAAGGGGTTCAACGTGATCACGGCGTTCGCGTGA
- the hisF gene encoding imidazole glycerol phosphate synthase subunit HisF: MLTKRIIPCFDVLDGRVVKHVSFLENRRDAGDPVELAQAYCREGADELVLLDISASSEGRLAMLRVVEQVAARVNVPLTVGGGVSTVEDVRRLLLSGADKVSMNTGAYRNHRLIEESAWRFGEQCVVVAIDARWSEPLGRYEVMLQGGKVGTGTDAVEWAKRAAQLGAGEILLTSFRQDGTKSGYDLDLTRRVADAVRVPIIASGGAGSMEHFAQVLTEGGADAALAASVFHFGEIAIPALKQYLRDRGVPVRWPL; the protein is encoded by the coding sequence GTGCTGACCAAGCGCATCATTCCGTGTTTCGACGTGCTCGACGGCCGCGTGGTCAAGCACGTGAGCTTCTTGGAGAACCGAAGGGACGCGGGCGATCCGGTGGAGTTGGCGCAGGCGTACTGCCGCGAAGGCGCGGACGAGCTCGTGCTCCTCGACATCTCCGCGTCCAGCGAGGGGCGCCTCGCCATGCTGCGCGTGGTGGAGCAGGTAGCCGCGCGGGTCAATGTGCCGCTCACCGTGGGCGGCGGCGTGTCCACCGTCGAGGACGTGCGACGACTGCTCCTCTCCGGCGCGGACAAGGTATCGATGAACACCGGGGCATATCGGAATCACCGGCTCATCGAGGAGTCCGCGTGGCGGTTTGGCGAACAGTGCGTCGTCGTGGCCATCGACGCGCGGTGGAGCGAGCCCCTTGGCCGCTACGAGGTGATGCTTCAGGGCGGCAAGGTGGGCACCGGCACGGACGCAGTGGAGTGGGCCAAGCGCGCGGCGCAGCTCGGCGCGGGCGAGATTCTTTTGACCAGCTTTCGGCAGGATGGCACGAAGTCGGGCTACGATCTCGACCTCACCCGCCGCGTGGCGGATGCGGTCCGCGTGCCGATCATCGCGAGCGGTGGGGCCGGATCGATGGAACATTTCGCTCAGGTTTTGACGGAAGGCGGCGCGGACGCGGCGCTCGCGGCGAGTGTGTTTCACTTTGGGGAGATCGCCATTCCGGCGTTGAAGCAGTATCTCCGCGATAGGGGGGTGCCGGTGCGGTGGCCGCTGTGA
- the hisB gene encoding imidazoleglycerol-phosphate dehydratase HisB, translating into MSSNMERPTFSAAIERETGETSVRLSLNLRGEGHALMDFPVPFLRHMLHLFTVHGSFDLTVSATGDVDVDDHHLVEDIGLCLGRAIREALGNKAGIRRYGERHVPMDEALARAVIDLSGRPAFVLHARFTDARIGTFPTELVHEFFKSVANEARMALHLAVLYGENNHHMAEALFKAFGQALREAVEVTGDGVRSSKGVLE; encoded by the coding sequence ATGAGCTCGAACATGGAACGCCCCACCTTTTCCGCGGCCATCGAGCGCGAGACGGGCGAGACCTCGGTGCGCCTTTCGCTCAACCTGCGCGGGGAGGGCCACGCATTGATGGACTTCCCTGTCCCCTTTTTGCGCCACATGCTGCATCTGTTTACGGTGCACGGGTCTTTCGACCTCACCGTCTCGGCGACCGGCGACGTGGACGTCGATGACCACCACCTCGTGGAGGATATCGGGCTGTGTTTGGGTCGCGCCATCCGCGAGGCGCTCGGCAACAAGGCCGGCATCCGCCGCTACGGCGAGCGCCACGTGCCCATGGACGAGGCGCTCGCCCGGGCCGTGATCGACCTGTCCGGCCGGCCGGCGTTCGTCCTGCACGCCCGCTTCACGGACGCGCGCATCGGCACGTTTCCGACCGAACTGGTGCACGAGTTCTTCAAGTCGGTGGCGAACGAGGCCCGGATGGCGCTGCACCTCGCGGTCCTGTACGGCGAGAACAACCACCACATGGCGGAAGCCTTGTTCAAGGCGTTCGGCCAGGCGCTTCGCGAGGCGGTCGAGGTGACGGGAGACGGCGTGCGAAGCAGCAAGGGGGTGCTGGAATGA
- the cyoE gene encoding heme o synthase produces the protein MQANGIVYQEPPKGVESARATLRDYLSIMKWGITVANLMATFAGLWVASGGHPPLNIMLLTLIGTMFVVAGGAALNNFYDRDIDQRMPRTKMRAVARGKVSPGAALGIGLAMSAIGLAVLLVGVNWQSAVCAFVGLFVYSYLYTVWFKRHTTLNTVLGGVSGAMPPLIGWVAGSGGTLSLAAWCLFFTFFLWQPPHFLPLAMKKTEDYRAAGVPMLPVVRGFRETKRQIVFYTAAMVPVSLMLTVLGAEGWLYFVVMGALGLWFLYLAVKGLFIPPEKDMEWANQVFRFSLIYLTALCIVSVLSVSIL, from the coding sequence TTGCAAGCAAACGGCATTGTGTATCAGGAGCCCCCGAAGGGCGTTGAATCCGCGCGGGCCACGCTTCGCGATTACCTCTCCATTATGAAATGGGGCATCACGGTCGCCAACCTCATGGCGACGTTCGCCGGACTGTGGGTGGCGTCCGGCGGCCATCCGCCGCTCAACATCATGCTGTTGACGCTCATCGGCACGATGTTCGTGGTGGCAGGAGGCGCGGCGCTCAACAACTTTTACGATCGCGACATTGATCAGCGCATGCCTCGGACGAAGATGCGCGCCGTTGCGCGAGGGAAGGTTTCCCCCGGTGCGGCGCTTGGCATCGGGCTTGCCATGAGCGCCATTGGCCTCGCGGTGTTGCTCGTGGGCGTGAATTGGCAGTCCGCGGTCTGCGCGTTTGTGGGTCTGTTCGTGTATTCCTACCTGTACACCGTCTGGTTCAAGCGGCACACGACCTTGAACACCGTGCTCGGCGGCGTGTCCGGCGCCATGCCGCCGCTCATTGGATGGGTGGCCGGGAGCGGCGGGACGCTGTCTCTCGCGGCGTGGTGTCTGTTTTTCACCTTCTTTTTGTGGCAGCCGCCGCATTTCCTGCCGCTCGCGATGAAAAAGACGGAGGATTACCGAGCGGCCGGCGTGCCGATGCTCCCGGTGGTCCGTGGATTTCGCGAGACGAAGCGGCAGATTGTTTTCTACACGGCCGCCATGGTGCCTGTCTCTTTGATGCTCACTGTGCTCGGCGCCGAGGGCTGGCTGTACTTCGTCGTCATGGGCGCGCTCGGGCTGTGGTTTTTGTACCTCGCGGTGAAGGGGTTGTTCATTCCTCCGGAGAAGGACATGGAGTGGGCCAACCAGGTCTTCCGCTTTTCGCTCATCTACCTCACGGCGCTCTGCATCGTGTCGGTGCTTTCGGTCTCCATCCTGTGA
- a CDS encoding zinc-dependent alcohol dehydrogenase family protein encodes MQTRAAVLMEMGARPPYASTRPLRLETLELEPPGPGEVLIRVRAAGLCHSDLSVIEGARPRPMPMALGHEAAGEVVELGEGVTDLAPGDHVVCAFVPSCGHCAPCQEGRPALCEPGAEANGRGTLLSGARRLRLGGQPVHHHLGVSAFSDYAVVSRRSLVRIDPSLPFEHAALFGCAVMTGVGAIVNTARVPVGASVGIVGLGGVGLAALLGAVASSARHIAAIDVNPEKLAFARELGATHTYDARDPGVIDKVRADSAGGLEYVFETAGSVAAMKTAFMVTRRGGTTVTTGLPDPRHEWSVPQVLLAAEERTIRGSYVGSCIPSRDIPRFISLFQQGKLPVDRLVSDVIDLDHINEGFDRLAAGEAVRIVVRMSGA; translated from the coding sequence GTGCAGACGCGAGCCGCTGTCCTCATGGAGATGGGGGCGAGGCCGCCTTATGCATCCACAAGGCCGCTTCGCCTGGAGACGCTGGAACTGGAACCGCCAGGGCCGGGCGAGGTCCTCATCCGGGTGCGCGCCGCCGGCCTGTGTCATTCGGATCTGTCCGTCATTGAGGGCGCCCGCCCGCGGCCGATGCCGATGGCCCTTGGCCACGAGGCGGCTGGCGAGGTGGTGGAGCTCGGCGAAGGAGTGACGGACCTCGCGCCGGGCGATCACGTCGTCTGCGCCTTTGTGCCAAGCTGCGGGCACTGCGCCCCCTGTCAAGAGGGCCGGCCAGCGCTCTGCGAGCCGGGCGCCGAGGCCAACGGCCGCGGCACGCTGCTCTCCGGCGCGCGCAGGCTGCGCCTTGGCGGACAGCCCGTCCATCACCACCTCGGCGTGTCGGCCTTCAGCGACTACGCCGTCGTCTCGCGCCGCTCGCTGGTGAGAATCGATCCGTCCCTCCCGTTCGAGCACGCGGCGCTGTTTGGCTGCGCGGTCATGACGGGCGTCGGCGCGATCGTCAACACGGCGCGCGTCCCTGTAGGCGCCTCGGTCGGCATCGTCGGCCTCGGCGGGGTGGGACTCGCCGCGCTGCTCGGCGCGGTGGCTTCGTCCGCCCGGCACATCGCGGCCATCGACGTGAACCCCGAGAAACTGGCGTTCGCGCGCGAACTCGGCGCAACGCACACGTACGACGCGCGCGATCCCGGCGTGATTGACAAGGTGCGCGCGGATTCGGCGGGCGGCTTGGAGTACGTGTTCGAGACGGCGGGCTCCGTCGCGGCCATGAAGACGGCGTTCATGGTGACGCGGCGCGGCGGCACGACCGTGACCACAGGGCTGCCGGATCCTCGGCACGAGTGGAGCGTGCCCCAGGTGCTGCTTGCGGCCGAGGAGCGCACCATTCGGGGCTCGTACGTCGGAAGCTGCATCCCGTCCCGCGACATCCCGCGCTTCATTTCCTTGTTTCAGCAAGGGAAGCTCCCTGTCGACCGGCTCGTGTCGGACGTGATCGATCTCGACCACATCAACGAGGGCTTCGACCGCCTGGCTGCGGGTGAGGCGGTGCGCATCGTGGTGCGAATGAGTGGTGCCTAA
- the hisH gene encoding imidazole glycerol phosphate synthase subunit HisH codes for MIIVLDPGIGNLHSVLGGLHRVGTEGRVVATRDEWEAAMAEEGRVQGVILPGVGAFGDAMSQMRVRGLCDVVRDAVARSVPLLGICLGMQLLFTSSEEHGVFRGLDLVPGHVVRFPEGAKVPHMGWNSLELRAPHHPLLRDVREGDYVYFVHSYYAVAERGADVIASTSYAGVDVPAVVARGRVMGTQFHPEKSGAVGERILANFVRIAAYPALLEGVSR; via the coding sequence ATGATCATCGTGCTCGATCCCGGCATCGGCAACCTCCACAGCGTGCTCGGGGGACTCCACCGCGTGGGCACAGAGGGCCGCGTGGTGGCGACGCGCGACGAGTGGGAGGCCGCGATGGCGGAAGAAGGGCGCGTGCAGGGCGTCATCCTGCCCGGCGTGGGGGCGTTCGGCGACGCCATGAGCCAGATGCGCGTCCGCGGCTTGTGCGACGTGGTGCGAGACGCCGTGGCGCGGTCTGTCCCGCTCCTCGGGATCTGCCTCGGCATGCAGCTTTTGTTCACCAGTTCGGAAGAGCACGGCGTCTTTCGAGGGCTCGATCTCGTCCCTGGCCACGTCGTCCGCTTTCCAGAAGGGGCGAAGGTTCCGCACATGGGGTGGAACAGCCTCGAGCTGCGCGCGCCCCATCACCCGCTGCTCCGCGACGTGCGGGAGGGGGATTACGTGTACTTCGTTCACTCCTACTATGCCGTCGCCGAGCGAGGTGCGGACGTGATCGCGAGCACATCGTACGCGGGCGTGGACGTGCCCGCCGTGGTGGCGCGCGGCCGCGTGATGGGCACGCAGTTTCACCCTGAGAAGAGCGGTGCGGTGGGCGAGCGCATTCTCGCGAATTTTGTGCGCATTGCGGCGTATCCGGCGTTGCTCGAGGGGGTGAGCCGATGA
- the hisG gene encoding ATP phosphoribosyltransferase, translated as MLTVAMAKGRTLDDVVPLWEEAGIPYPRDWDESRALVFEIPWRDWTLRYLLAKPADVPTYVAYGVADLGIVGNDILLEQEREMYELLDLGVARCKLCVAGREEERRHAPRRVATKYPKLADRYFRSQGHQVEIVPLAGSIELASVIGLTDRIFDLVQTGETLRANGLVVFDEVLDISARLVANRSSYRMKHREISACLERLEAAVARRNAYAP; from the coding sequence ATGTTGACCGTGGCGATGGCCAAGGGGCGCACGCTGGACGACGTGGTGCCGCTCTGGGAAGAGGCCGGCATCCCGTATCCGCGCGACTGGGACGAGAGCCGCGCGCTCGTGTTCGAGATCCCTTGGCGAGACTGGACCCTGCGGTACCTCCTCGCCAAGCCGGCCGACGTGCCCACGTACGTCGCCTACGGTGTGGCCGATCTCGGCATTGTCGGCAACGACATCCTGCTCGAACAGGAGCGGGAGATGTACGAGCTGCTCGATCTCGGCGTCGCGCGCTGCAAGCTCTGCGTCGCCGGGCGCGAAGAGGAGCGCCGCCACGCGCCGCGCCGCGTGGCGACCAAATACCCGAAGCTCGCCGACCGGTACTTTCGCAGCCAGGGGCACCAGGTGGAGATTGTGCCGCTCGCGGGGTCCATCGAGCTCGCCAGCGTGATTGGCCTGACGGATCGCATCTTCGATCTCGTCCAGACCGGCGAGACGCTCCGGGCCAACGGGCTCGTGGTGTTCGACGAGGTGCTCGACATCTCCGCGAGGCTCGTGGCCAACCGATCCAGCTACCGGATGAAGCACCGAGAAATCTCGGCCTGCCTGGAGCGCCTGGAGGCGGCCGTCGCGAGGAGGAACGCGTATGCGCCTTGA
- a CDS encoding 1-(5-phosphoribosyl)-5-[(5-phosphoribosylamino)methylideneamino]imidazole-4-carboxamide isomerase, with product MSGPGFTVYPAIDILGGEVVRLRQGDYQQVTRYDGDPAGVAGRLCDAGARFLHVVDLDAARSGQSDNERAVRAIVETAASYGAAVQVGGGIRTKDAIARWLEAGVARVVIGTAVRQVEVVAEWAQEFGGHRLVAGLDGRKGRLAVSGWLEETEWSIFDLARELAKVGLVQALVTDVERDGTGEGPNLDLALGVQETGLFAIASGGIGSIDDVVAVRRAGLAGAVIGKALHDGRIHLGELFQRLAQEEEGGAC from the coding sequence ATGAGCGGGCCTGGGTTCACGGTCTATCCGGCCATCGATATCCTTGGCGGAGAGGTGGTTCGTCTTCGCCAGGGCGACTACCAGCAGGTCACGCGCTACGACGGCGATCCGGCCGGTGTCGCCGGACGCCTGTGCGACGCGGGTGCTCGCTTCTTGCATGTGGTCGATCTCGACGCCGCCCGCTCCGGCCAAAGCGACAACGAGCGGGCGGTGCGAGCCATTGTCGAGACGGCCGCCTCGTATGGCGCGGCGGTGCAGGTGGGTGGCGGCATTCGCACCAAAGACGCCATCGCCAGATGGCTGGAGGCGGGCGTGGCGCGCGTCGTCATCGGCACCGCAGTCCGACAGGTCGAGGTTGTGGCGGAGTGGGCGCAGGAGTTTGGCGGCCATCGGCTCGTCGCGGGGCTCGACGGCCGCAAGGGGCGCCTCGCGGTGTCCGGATGGCTGGAAGAGACCGAGTGGTCCATCTTCGATCTCGCCCGCGAGCTCGCCAAAGTTGGCCTCGTTCAGGCGCTCGTGACCGACGTCGAGCGGGACGGCACCGGCGAAGGCCCGAATCTGGATCTGGCGCTCGGCGTGCAGGAGACGGGGCTTTTTGCCATCGCCTCGGGGGGCATCGGTTCCATCGACGACGTCGTGGCGGTGCGCCGGGCGGGCCTCGCTGGGGCCGTGATCGGCAAGGCGCTGCACGATGGCCGCATCCATCTCGGCGAGCTGTTTCAACGCCTCGCGCAGGAAGAGGAGGGAGGCGCGTGCTGA